The Halosimplex litoreum genome has a window encoding:
- a CDS encoding alkaline phosphatase family protein: MLSKRQLRRVATWAVDSPNLLARQVNRAYHTRAFNREFNHDGVSVVDEDWDTLIVLDACRYDLFEERHDLPGTLSARESRAAHTSEFILGNFHERDLTDTVYVTASPILERGYQHKYDPSFHAVVNVWQEDGWDDEYNTVLPETMAEYALETAERYPNKRLIVHFMQPHYPFVGSGLALDKETVPDPEEIETDVWHEMMRERASITREEITEAYHRNFDVVQPHVRELLDELSGKSVVTSDHGNMLGERARPIPIREWGHPDGVYTPELVTVPWLEYESGPRREVVAEAPIDETEGDDAVEDDVVTERLRNLGYAE, from the coding sequence ATGCTCTCGAAACGCCAACTGCGACGAGTCGCGACGTGGGCCGTCGACAGCCCGAACCTGCTCGCCCGACAGGTCAACCGGGCCTATCACACCCGGGCGTTCAACCGCGAGTTCAACCACGACGGAGTGTCCGTCGTCGACGAGGACTGGGACACCCTGATCGTACTCGACGCCTGTCGGTACGACCTGTTCGAAGAACGCCACGACCTCCCAGGGACGCTCTCGGCCAGGGAGTCACGGGCCGCCCACACCTCTGAGTTTATCCTCGGGAACTTCCACGAGCGGGACCTGACCGACACCGTCTACGTGACGGCCAGCCCGATCCTCGAACGGGGCTACCAGCACAAGTACGACCCGTCGTTCCACGCGGTCGTCAACGTCTGGCAGGAGGACGGGTGGGACGACGAGTACAACACCGTGCTGCCGGAGACGATGGCCGAGTACGCGCTGGAGACCGCCGAGCGCTACCCGAACAAGCGGCTGATCGTCCACTTCATGCAACCGCACTACCCGTTCGTCGGCTCGGGGCTGGCCCTGGACAAGGAGACCGTGCCCGATCCCGAGGAGATCGAGACCGACGTCTGGCACGAGATGATGCGCGAACGGGCGTCGATCACCCGAGAGGAGATCACCGAGGCCTACCATCGCAACTTCGACGTGGTCCAGCCCCACGTGCGGGAGTTGCTCGACGAACTCTCCGGCAAGAGCGTCGTCACCTCCGACCACGGCAACATGCTTGGCGAACGGGCCCGCCCGATCCCGATCCGCGAGTGGGGCCACCCCGACGGCGTCTACACCCCGGAGCTGGTGACGGTCCCGTGGCTCGAATACGAGAGCGGCCCGAGGCGAGAGGTCGTCGCCGAGGCGCCCATCGACGAGACCGAGGGCGACGACGCCGTCGAGGACGACGTGGTGACCGAGCGACTCAGGAACCTCGGCTACGCCGAGTAG
- a CDS encoding methionyl-tRNA formyltransferase-like protein, translating to MTENTIRVGVLANPMVLHWQEAALENVDAVDGASIERVVVDASVRDDSSVVKQGANAINRGASVAPSDVGLFFDVLRDEKLKAFIYADRKLGWMLFDERQQMEARQSKPIESVDVLSDVRTHEVDPVPAGGAWNTLPEDVTETLGEECDVLVRFGFGLLKGPVLDAPEHGVLSTHGCDIRDYRGMGPKITFVNDDDRVAVTLQRLTEDIDGGRIVEIDSRELPPDPTYADIGEATAAIQREIFATGVEKLRSPDFEPWEPDELGTYHSHTKQREEPGFVGRFLLKNNYRRVKRRLSD from the coding sequence ATGACTGAGAACACGATCCGAGTCGGGGTTCTCGCGAACCCCATGGTACTGCACTGGCAGGAAGCGGCCCTCGAAAACGTCGACGCCGTCGACGGCGCGAGCATCGAACGCGTCGTCGTCGACGCGTCGGTCAGGGACGACTCCTCGGTAGTCAAACAGGGCGCCAACGCGATCAACCGCGGCGCCAGCGTCGCCCCGTCCGACGTCGGCCTCTTTTTCGACGTGCTGCGCGACGAGAAACTGAAGGCGTTCATCTACGCCGACCGGAAGCTGGGGTGGATGCTGTTCGACGAGCGCCAGCAGATGGAGGCGCGCCAGTCCAAGCCTATCGAGTCGGTCGACGTCCTCTCCGACGTGCGGACCCACGAGGTCGACCCGGTCCCGGCCGGCGGCGCCTGGAACACGCTCCCCGAGGATGTCACCGAGACCCTCGGCGAGGAGTGCGACGTGCTCGTCCGATTCGGGTTCGGCCTCCTCAAGGGGCCGGTCCTCGACGCGCCCGAACACGGCGTCCTCAGCACGCACGGCTGCGACATCCGCGACTACCGCGGGATGGGACCGAAGATCACCTTCGTCAACGACGACGACAGGGTCGCCGTGACGCTCCAGCGGCTCACGGAGGACATCGACGGCGGGCGGATCGTCGAGATCGACTCCCGGGAACTCCCGCCCGACCCGACGTACGCCGACATCGGCGAAGCGACCGCGGCCATCCAGCGGGAGATCTTCGCCACCGGCGTCGAGAAGCTCCGCTCGCCCGACTTCGAACCGTGGGAGCCAGACGAACTCGGGACCTACCACAGCCACACGAAACAGCGCGAGGAGCCCGGCTTCGTCGGCCGGTTCCTCCTGAAGAACAACTACCGGCGCGTCAAACGTCGGCTCTCGGACTGA
- a CDS encoding beta propeller repeat protein, which translates to MGYGTPMQLGGIRNQVGYCADGRRVSAWRPGSEITDRGTIPSPGRGLDGVRFRVLNAGRTKRLLGPLVGAYTTTNVWPVGAEGLVATVGQWVFASADGGRSWSVAHELPDPSGPMGVLPTSLCEHEGGLYLAEYPLGDDDARVLHSDDAGHSWSTYHVRADARHFHGLFHDPYGERLWGTTGDTDDESAVGYFVDGEFRSVGTGSQRWRAVGLAFTPDAVLWGMDCPYVDTVELLALPRERIGDEEPEPVTVGTTAESVYYVETLSVGGESVVVAATAAECGYDSTAPTADRDDSGSRTARVLATTSATDYREWHELCTFTRRSALGEALAALPAASAYVFVRADDDLGVLINPYNTSRHHGEILRVPPSDLERLLFDDDPAAVPAVGAAGND; encoded by the coding sequence GTGGGGTACGGAACACCGATGCAACTCGGTGGGATCCGGAATCAGGTCGGCTACTGCGCGGACGGTCGTCGCGTCTCGGCGTGGCGGCCAGGGAGTGAGATTACGGACCGCGGGACGATTCCGAGTCCCGGTCGCGGGCTGGACGGGGTTCGGTTCCGCGTCCTGAACGCGGGACGGACCAAGCGCTTGCTCGGACCGCTCGTCGGGGCGTACACGACGACGAACGTCTGGCCGGTCGGCGCCGAGGGCCTGGTCGCCACCGTCGGGCAGTGGGTGTTCGCCTCCGCCGACGGCGGGCGGTCGTGGTCGGTCGCCCACGAGTTGCCCGACCCATCCGGCCCGATGGGCGTACTCCCCACGTCGCTGTGCGAACACGAGGGCGGTCTGTATCTCGCGGAGTACCCGCTGGGTGACGACGACGCGCGCGTCCTCCACAGTGACGATGCGGGGCACTCGTGGTCGACGTATCATGTCCGGGCGGACGCCCGGCACTTCCACGGGCTGTTCCACGACCCCTACGGCGAACGGCTCTGGGGGACCACCGGCGACACGGACGACGAGAGTGCGGTCGGCTACTTCGTCGACGGCGAGTTTCGGTCCGTGGGGACCGGAAGCCAGCGCTGGCGCGCGGTCGGGCTGGCGTTCACGCCCGACGCCGTCCTCTGGGGGATGGACTGTCCGTACGTCGACACAGTCGAACTGCTCGCGCTGCCGCGCGAGCGGATCGGCGACGAGGAGCCCGAACCCGTGACGGTCGGGACGACCGCGGAGTCGGTCTACTACGTCGAGACGCTGTCGGTGGGCGGCGAGTCGGTCGTCGTCGCCGCGACGGCCGCCGAGTGTGGCTACGACAGCACGGCGCCGACCGCCGACCGGGACGACTCCGGGAGTCGGACGGCCCGCGTGCTCGCGACTACGTCGGCGACCGACTACCGCGAGTGGCACGAGCTGTGCACGTTCACCCGTCGGTCCGCCCTCGGCGAGGCGCTGGCGGCGCTCCCGGCCGCCAGCGCCTACGTGTTCGTCCGCGCCGACGACGACCTGGGCGTGCTGATCAACCCGTACAACACGAGCCGCCACCACGGCGAGATACTCCGCGTTCCGCCGAGCGACCTCGAACGACTGCTGTTCGACGACGACCCGGCGGCCGTCCCGGCGGTGGGCGCCGCCGGGAACGACTGA